A single region of the Streptomyces sp. NBC_00425 genome encodes:
- a CDS encoding NAD(P)H-dependent oxidoreductase yields MSKVLLVVAHPDLSQSKANAALVEAVRDLPHVTVHDLYATYPDFQIDVDAEQALLAEHDVIVFQHPVFWYNTTPLFKLWQDKVFTFGWAFTLDGSASQLAGKKAVVAVTAGVPADHYTPEGANKATLETLLNSWEATLRLCQLDFQQPMVKVYGTAFGLSDEDLNTAAKQYNELLASFAA; encoded by the coding sequence ATGTCCAAGGTTCTCCTTGTCGTAGCTCACCCCGACCTGTCCCAGTCGAAGGCCAACGCGGCTCTGGTGGAAGCCGTTCGCGATCTGCCCCATGTCACGGTGCACGATCTCTACGCCACCTACCCTGACTTCCAGATCGACGTCGACGCCGAGCAGGCCCTGCTGGCGGAGCACGACGTAATCGTCTTCCAGCATCCGGTGTTCTGGTACAACACCACCCCGCTGTTCAAGCTGTGGCAGGACAAGGTATTCACCTTTGGCTGGGCCTTCACCCTGGACGGTTCTGCCTCGCAGCTGGCCGGCAAGAAGGCCGTCGTCGCCGTCACCGCCGGTGTCCCCGCCGATCACTACACCCCCGAGGGCGCGAACAAGGCCACTCTGGAGACCCTCCTCAACAGCTGGGAGGCGACCCTGCGGCTGTGCCAGCTCGACTTCCAGCAGCCGATGGTCAAGGTGTACGGCACCGCCTTCGGGCTGTCCGACGAAGACCTGAACACCGCCGCCAAGCAGTACAACGAACTGCTCGCCTCCTTCGCCGCCTGA
- a CDS encoding aldo/keto reductase has translation MKHVSLGGLDVSRIGLGAMTMAGMYTTGGGLDDAESIRTIHRALDLGVTHIDTAEIYGPFHSEEIVGKAIKGRRDDVVVATKFGIVSHGGDGPGVIDSSAANVKTAVEGSLMRLGTDHIDLYYQHRVDRNTPIEETVGALAELVAEGKVRHIGLSEASPETIRRAHAVHPVAALQTEYSLWTRDVEAEILPLLRELGIGFVPYSPLGHGLLTGQIRTVDDFADDDWRKTNPRFTGENFQRNLRIVDEVRAIGAEIGATPAQTALAWLLTRGDDIAPIPGTRRVSRVEENTAADGIELSAAQLDRLNNLTPAAGERHDEANMATIDR, from the coding sequence ATGAAGCACGTATCCCTGGGCGGGCTCGATGTCTCCCGCATCGGCCTGGGAGCCATGACCATGGCCGGCATGTACACCACGGGCGGAGGGCTCGACGACGCCGAGTCGATCCGCACCATTCACCGTGCGCTCGACCTCGGGGTCACCCACATCGACACCGCCGAGATCTACGGCCCCTTCCACAGCGAGGAAATCGTCGGCAAGGCCATCAAGGGCCGCCGCGACGACGTCGTCGTGGCGACGAAGTTCGGAATCGTCTCCCACGGCGGCGACGGCCCCGGCGTCATCGACAGCAGCGCGGCCAACGTGAAGACCGCCGTCGAAGGCTCGCTCATGCGGCTCGGCACCGACCATATCGACCTCTACTACCAGCACCGTGTCGACCGGAACACGCCCATCGAGGAGACCGTCGGCGCGCTGGCCGAACTGGTCGCCGAAGGCAAGGTTCGCCACATCGGACTCTCCGAGGCCAGTCCCGAGACGATCCGCCGGGCACACGCCGTGCATCCGGTGGCCGCGCTGCAGACCGAATACTCCCTGTGGACCCGCGACGTCGAGGCCGAGATCCTCCCGCTGCTGCGCGAGCTCGGTATCGGATTCGTGCCCTACTCGCCGCTCGGCCACGGCCTGCTGACCGGGCAGATCCGCACCGTCGACGACTTCGCCGACGACGACTGGCGCAAGACCAACCCGCGCTTCACCGGCGAGAACTTCCAGCGCAACCTGCGCATCGTCGATGAAGTACGGGCCATCGGCGCCGAGATCGGTGCCACCCCGGCCCAGACCGCGCTGGCCTGGCTGCTGACCCGCGGCGACGACATCGCCCCCATCCCCGGAACCCGCCGGGTCTCCCGCGTCGAGGAGAACACCGCCGCCGACGGCATCGAACTCAGCGCCGCCCAGCTCGACCGCCTCAACAACCTCACACCGGCCGCGGGCGAACGCCACGACGAGGCGAACATGGCCACCATCGACCGCTGA
- a CDS encoding nitroreductase family deazaflavin-dependent oxidoreductase, with product MPLKGEYEPSKAQFVRDQVELYESSGGTQGTTLSVLVARKEDERLRDLPVVLLTTLGAKSGKIRKTPVMRVEHDGVYAVVASMAGAPKHPVWYHNAVADPRVELQDGPVRQDMLAREVTGDEKALWWARAIEAFPDYAEYQKNTEREIPVLVLEPAAHEH from the coding sequence ATGCCCCTCAAAGGCGAGTACGAGCCGAGCAAGGCGCAGTTTGTGCGGGACCAGGTGGAGCTGTACGAAAGCTCCGGCGGTACGCAGGGAACAACGCTGAGCGTCCTGGTCGCACGGAAGGAAGACGAGAGACTCCGGGACCTGCCCGTCGTCCTCCTGACCACCCTGGGCGCGAAGAGCGGCAAGATCCGCAAGACCCCGGTCATGCGGGTGGAGCACGACGGCGTCTACGCTGTGGTCGCCTCCATGGCAGGAGCCCCCAAGCACCCGGTCTGGTATCACAACGCGGTGGCCGACCCCCGGGTCGAGCTGCAGGACGGCCCGGTGCGCCAGGACATGCTGGCACGCGAGGTGACCGGGGACGAGAAGGCCCTGTGGTGGGCCCGGGCCATCGAGGCGTTCCCCGACTACGCGGAGTACCAGAAGAACACGGAACGTGAGATTCCCGTCCTCGTTCTGGAGCCGGCGGCCCACGAGCACTGA
- a CDS encoding SDR family oxidoreductase has product MSKVILVTGAGRGLGADIAREALTAGHQVVATGRRPDEVEKALGGPQDNLLVTELDVTSLEDAEAAAQAAVDRFGRIDVLINNAGYLVAGYFEEISPAQMRQQFETNLFGPMNVTRAVLPILRKQRAGHIITITSTAGLVGMEFTSAYAASKFAEEGWMESLRYDVKPYGIHTTAVEPGYFRTEFLVDGSPTWPELSIGDYTPRTAPRIEGIKSINGKQAGDPAKLARALLIIVDQDKPLQRFVAGADAIEAAEAKAKELLAQANASRELGDNLAYDDAHA; this is encoded by the coding sequence ATGAGCAAGGTCATTCTCGTCACCGGCGCCGGACGCGGCCTGGGCGCCGACATCGCCCGCGAGGCCCTCACCGCCGGCCACCAGGTCGTCGCCACCGGCCGTCGCCCCGACGAGGTCGAGAAGGCCCTCGGCGGACCGCAGGACAACCTGCTGGTCACCGAGCTGGACGTCACCAGCCTGGAAGACGCCGAGGCCGCCGCGCAGGCAGCCGTCGACCGTTTCGGCCGTATTGACGTCCTGATCAACAACGCCGGGTATCTTGTCGCCGGCTACTTCGAGGAGATCTCGCCCGCACAGATGCGCCAGCAGTTCGAGACCAACCTCTTCGGCCCGATGAACGTCACCCGCGCCGTCCTGCCCATCCTGCGCAAGCAGCGCGCCGGGCACATCATCACCATCACCTCGACCGCCGGACTGGTCGGCATGGAATTCACCTCCGCCTACGCCGCCTCCAAATTCGCAGAAGAGGGCTGGATGGAATCCCTGCGCTACGACGTCAAGCCCTACGGGATCCACACCACAGCCGTGGAGCCTGGTTACTTCCGCACCGAATTCCTCGTGGACGGGTCCCCCACCTGGCCCGAGCTGTCCATCGGCGACTACACCCCGCGCACCGCCCCCAGGATCGAGGGCATCAAGAGCATCAACGGCAAGCAGGCCGGCGACCCCGCCAAGCTCGCCCGTGCCCTGCTGATCATCGTTGACCAGGACAAGCCCCTGCAGCGCTTCGTCGCCGGCGCGGACGCCATCGAGGCCGCCGAGGCCAAGGCGAAGGAACTCCTCGCCCAGGCCAACGCCTCCCGCGAACTCGGCGACAACCTCGCCTACGACGACGCCCACGCCTGA
- a CDS encoding helix-turn-helix domain-containing protein translates to MAGRNDPNGTIRDIRDDFRAEIREFLGTRRARVTPEQAGLPLYGGERRRVTGLRREEVALLAGISSEYYTRLERGNATGVSESVIEGIAQALQLDEAERIHLLDLLRGAGTTRPPRRRPAQQRVRPTVQRVLDSMTGTPAFILSGRGDILAANHLGRALYSPVYADPVRPPNNSRFVFLDTHATEFFRDWDQVAGDCVAMLRAEAGRDLYDRRLTDLIGELSTRSAEFRHRWAAHNVRMHTTGVKLLHHPVVGDLDLPFETFPVGGDPSQFLLTYTAEPHSPSQDALNLLASWATDNEDIERSAPANDSKRADSTETPD, encoded by the coding sequence ATGGCAGGCAGAAACGACCCCAACGGCACAATCCGCGATATCCGCGATGATTTCCGTGCGGAGATCCGGGAATTCCTGGGCACGCGACGGGCCAGGGTCACCCCCGAGCAGGCCGGACTGCCCCTGTACGGCGGAGAGCGCCGACGGGTCACCGGGCTGCGCCGCGAGGAGGTCGCCCTGCTGGCGGGCATCTCCAGCGAGTACTACACCCGGCTGGAGCGCGGCAACGCCACCGGAGTCTCCGAGAGCGTTATCGAGGGCATCGCGCAAGCACTGCAGCTCGACGAGGCCGAACGCATCCACCTGCTCGACCTCCTGCGCGGCGCCGGCACTACCCGTCCGCCCCGCCGCCGACCGGCCCAGCAGCGTGTACGGCCCACGGTGCAGCGCGTCCTCGACTCGATGACCGGCACACCCGCCTTCATCCTCAGCGGACGCGGGGACATCCTGGCCGCCAACCACCTCGGGCGCGCCCTGTACTCCCCGGTCTACGCCGACCCGGTGCGCCCGCCCAACAACTCCAGGTTCGTCTTCCTCGACACGCACGCGACTGAATTCTTCCGCGACTGGGACCAGGTCGCAGGCGACTGTGTCGCCATGCTGCGCGCCGAGGCCGGCCGCGATCTCTACGACCGGCGGCTGACCGACCTGATCGGCGAACTGTCCACCCGCAGCGCGGAATTCCGTCACCGCTGGGCCGCCCACAACGTCCGCATGCACACCACCGGCGTGAAACTTCTGCACCACCCGGTCGTCGGCGACCTCGACCTACCGTTCGAAACCTTCCCGGTGGGTGGCGACCCCAGCCAGTTCCTCCTCACCTACACCGCCGAGCCCCACTCACCCTCGCAGGACGCCCTGAACCTGCTGGCCAGCTGGGCCACGGACAACGAGGACATCGAGCGGTCCGCGCCGGCCAACGACTCGAAACGCGCCGACTCGACCGAGACACCCGACTGA
- a CDS encoding DIP1984 family protein produces MKLAEALAERAEATRRVEQLRARVVSSARYQEGETPAEDAAQLLAEAGEVLDALETLIRRINRTNATVEMGPDGTLTDALARRDVLRLRHSVVTAAADAAAGKGDRGYGRQLRSELMMLSALPVAELRGQADALAREIREVDVRIQRTNWEVELLD; encoded by the coding sequence GTGAAGCTTGCTGAGGCACTGGCAGAACGCGCGGAGGCGACGCGCCGTGTAGAACAACTGCGAGCGCGTGTCGTCAGCAGTGCACGGTACCAGGAGGGGGAGACACCCGCCGAGGATGCAGCTCAGCTGTTGGCTGAGGCCGGTGAGGTGCTGGACGCTCTGGAAACGTTGATCCGGCGGATCAACCGCACCAATGCCACCGTGGAGATGGGGCCGGACGGCACGCTCACCGATGCCCTCGCACGCCGGGATGTCCTGCGGTTGCGTCACTCTGTGGTCACCGCGGCGGCGGACGCAGCGGCGGGTAAGGGCGATCGGGGATACGGCCGGCAGCTTCGGTCCGAGCTGATGATGCTTTCCGCGCTTCCGGTCGCAGAACTACGGGGACAGGCGGATGCGCTCGCTCGGGAGATCCGCGAGGTCGATGTGCGGATCCAGCGTACGAACTGGGAGGTCGAGCTGCTGGACTGA
- a CDS encoding transposase, which yields MHELSLAGNQHITAEKLNAASADVIDMFIQIDMAHVWGDVGKAGIDGSQYDTWENNMLAESHIRYGGFGGISMRHVSDTYIALFSHFIPCGVWEAVYLFEGLLKNQSEVTVDIVHGDTQGQSLPVFGLAHMLGVELLPRIRNWKDLTFYRPSAMMKYQHIDPLFGDPEKDVINWRLIENHWQDLMRVVLSIREGRLSSAALLRRLGNESRRNRIYQAYRELGRVMRTIVLLRFLSEPELRESIQAMTNKVEAFHKFSNWLMFASDVLQDNDPDHQEKTIKFNELLANCLIFHTAVDITKVANDLIDEGWEVDPVDLATVTPYITSKTRRFGTWHLDMEPPENEAVGRLRMVA from the coding sequence GTGCATGAGCTGTCACTGGCGGGCAATCAGCACATCACCGCGGAAAAGCTGAACGCCGCCTCGGCGGACGTGATCGACATGTTCATTCAGATCGACATGGCGCACGTGTGGGGCGATGTCGGCAAGGCCGGGATCGACGGCTCCCAGTACGACACCTGGGAGAACAACATGCTGGCCGAGTCCCACATCCGGTATGGGGGATTTGGTGGCATCTCGATGAGGCACGTGTCCGATACCTATATCGCACTCTTCAGCCACTTCATCCCGTGTGGCGTGTGGGAGGCGGTGTATCTGTTCGAGGGCCTGTTGAAGAACCAGTCCGAGGTGACCGTGGACATCGTCCACGGGGACACGCAAGGCCAGTCGCTGCCTGTCTTCGGGCTCGCGCACATGCTCGGGGTGGAGCTGCTGCCGCGCATCCGTAACTGGAAGGACCTGACTTTCTACCGGCCCAGCGCCATGATGAAGTACCAGCACATCGACCCGCTGTTCGGCGACCCGGAGAAGGACGTCATCAACTGGCGGCTGATCGAGAACCACTGGCAGGACCTCATGCGCGTGGTGCTGTCGATCCGCGAGGGGCGGCTGTCCTCGGCCGCGCTGCTGCGCAGGCTGGGCAACGAGTCCAGGCGCAACCGCATCTACCAGGCGTACCGCGAACTCGGTCGGGTCATGAGGACGATCGTGCTCCTCAGGTTCTTGTCGGAACCGGAGCTGCGCGAGTCGATCCAGGCGATGACGAACAAGGTCGAGGCGTTCCACAAGTTCAGCAACTGGCTGATGTTCGCCTCCGACGTGCTCCAGGACAACGACCCGGACCACCAGGAGAAGACCATCAAGTTCAACGAGCTGCTGGCGAACTGCCTCATTTTTCATACCGCGGTGGACATTACGAAGGTGGCCAATGACCTCATCGACGAGGGGTGGGAGGTGGACCCGGTGGACCTGGCCACCGTCACCCCGTACATCACCAGCAAGACCCGCCGCTTCGGTACCTGGCACCTGGACATGGAGCCGCCCGAGAACGAAGCAGTAGGGCGGCTACGGATGGTCGCGTGA
- a CDS encoding right-handed parallel beta-helix repeat-containing protein has product MDIENMKAAQRITAGQAVRTTGSGTVTPAIETEKLHTSPFFGVALETVDPPHNVKVKVQISGVFTLRSLGSDGGKSGAVGVDSSGQLVRAASKECVSAPNWIGDCDASGTVTIRPRRDTRLSVLDFGAVGNGNTDDADAIQSALDCAMRLDTTDGSVVYLPPGDYRIKKPLVISKGCILEGAGLARHDETSRILADVESGNFNLNIGAVGGEIVYCAIALVGYATGLAMTPPRGRADYAVLRQLALHSIPAQGMPAATFQAPQMDGIRVMATGACIERMSVVSFRRNGIEISSNLDAPAVDASGVQIRDCLLTSNGQNGLDMGSLGNDNASNMLIMNVSATANGRDGICDNSRLGSTFVSCHTAANRRRNYSCDGKTRPSVYVGCYGEIDAPSVFKSRNIAVIGGDIDTTSDSVFWGFNSLGKGPSALRVVNDYSKVHKYWIAETGVDIEEGEVQTPGNGYVYRATRAGRTFGVNGLPPEKKGMPDFKPDTDLEELDGLVWECEGEYKPQVTTSNTLGSYGEDPTIIHDFQIVTVDGKLQLAGDSLFRTQVQTGPPGIKGRVEASLLSHGLPFHTYYQTAYENGPLPGKLMLPEAWIGRYDTDKGERRICVVYSGTPFDTSVGSCNFYSPGDLILNALDNKTRRGPIGWAVQAACGKGELARAWTRGTHYHIGQTVRPTHANHFLYRLTAYITDGPLDPGLNVSGEQDPWDNHTQSVGSLTTDNHLVWQTLYDLDDPANKWCIEPLPQRAEKQTKSNATNIGQLKDDFNALLDKMRKANLLE; this is encoded by the coding sequence ATGGACATCGAAAACATGAAAGCCGCACAGCGCATCACAGCCGGCCAGGCGGTCCGCACCACAGGATCAGGCACCGTCACCCCGGCTATCGAGACGGAGAAGTTGCATACCAGTCCGTTCTTCGGGGTCGCGCTGGAAACGGTGGATCCCCCGCACAACGTCAAAGTCAAAGTTCAAATAAGTGGTGTTTTCACCCTTCGCAGCCTGGGCTCCGACGGTGGTAAGTCCGGCGCGGTTGGCGTCGACAGTTCGGGACAGCTCGTCCGCGCTGCAAGTAAGGAATGCGTGAGCGCTCCGAACTGGATCGGCGACTGCGATGCTTCAGGCACGGTGACAATCCGCCCCCGTCGCGACACGCGCCTGAGCGTGCTCGACTTCGGAGCAGTGGGAAACGGCAACACCGACGACGCGGACGCGATCCAAAGCGCCCTGGACTGCGCGATGCGACTCGACACTACTGACGGCAGCGTCGTCTACCTCCCGCCCGGAGACTACCGTATTAAGAAGCCTCTCGTTATCTCGAAGGGTTGCATTCTGGAGGGTGCCGGCCTTGCTCGTCATGACGAAACCAGTCGCATACTCGCAGATGTCGAATCCGGAAATTTCAATCTCAACATAGGTGCAGTCGGCGGGGAGATCGTTTATTGCGCAATTGCCCTGGTGGGCTATGCAACCGGATTGGCCATGACGCCCCCTCGCGGCCGTGCGGACTATGCTGTGCTTCGTCAGCTCGCCCTCCATTCGATCCCCGCTCAAGGGATGCCTGCCGCCACCTTCCAGGCTCCGCAGATGGATGGCATACGAGTTATGGCGACCGGCGCATGCATCGAGAGAATGAGCGTGGTCAGTTTTAGGCGTAACGGAATAGAGATATCCTCAAACCTCGACGCGCCGGCGGTCGACGCCAGCGGCGTGCAGATACGTGATTGCCTTCTTACCAGCAACGGCCAAAATGGGCTCGACATGGGCAGCCTGGGCAACGACAACGCCAGTAACATGCTAATTATGAACGTTTCCGCCACAGCAAATGGGCGTGATGGAATTTGCGACAATTCGCGACTTGGCTCCACCTTCGTTTCGTGTCACACTGCAGCAAACCGACGCCGAAACTATAGCTGTGACGGCAAAACGAGGCCCTCCGTGTACGTCGGCTGCTACGGCGAAATCGATGCACCATCGGTATTCAAGAGTAGGAATATCGCTGTCATTGGAGGCGATATAGACACCACCTCCGACTCAGTGTTTTGGGGCTTCAACTCTCTCGGCAAGGGACCTTCTGCACTCCGCGTGGTAAATGACTATTCCAAAGTGCACAAGTATTGGATCGCCGAGACGGGGGTCGATATCGAGGAAGGCGAGGTGCAGACGCCCGGGAACGGATACGTATATCGAGCAACTCGCGCCGGGCGTACTTTTGGAGTGAACGGCCTACCTCCCGAAAAGAAGGGCATGCCCGACTTCAAGCCGGATACAGACCTGGAAGAGCTCGATGGTTTGGTGTGGGAGTGTGAGGGCGAATATAAGCCTCAGGTCACAACGTCCAACACCCTCGGCAGCTATGGTGAGGATCCCACGATCATTCATGATTTTCAGATCGTGACGGTGGACGGCAAGTTGCAACTCGCGGGGGACTCCCTCTTCCGCACCCAAGTCCAGACAGGTCCCCCGGGTATCAAGGGCAGGGTCGAAGCGTCCCTTCTGAGTCATGGGTTGCCTTTCCATACGTACTATCAAACCGCGTACGAAAACGGTCCGCTTCCCGGCAAGCTGATGCTTCCGGAAGCATGGATTGGAAGATATGATACCGATAAAGGTGAGCGGCGAATCTGCGTTGTTTATAGCGGAACTCCCTTCGATACCTCTGTGGGTAGCTGCAACTTCTACAGCCCAGGTGATCTGATCCTCAATGCCCTCGATAATAAAACGCGCCGAGGCCCGATCGGGTGGGCGGTGCAGGCTGCGTGTGGAAAGGGGGAACTGGCTCGTGCCTGGACTCGGGGGACGCACTACCACATAGGGCAAACCGTCAGGCCGACGCACGCCAATCACTTCCTGTATCGGCTGACCGCCTACATCACCGATGGCCCGTTGGACCCGGGACTCAATGTCTCCGGTGAGCAGGATCCCTGGGACAATCACACCCAGAGCGTTGGAAGCTTGACTACCGACAATCACCTAGTTTGGCAGACGCTCTACGACTTGGATGATCCCGCAAATAAATGGTGCATTGAACCGCTTCCACAGCGCGCGGAAAAACAGACGAAATCGAATGCGACGAACATTGGCCAGCTGAAGGATGATTTCAACGCACTTCTTGACAAGATGAGAAAGGCGAACCTGTTGGAATAG